CCTAACACTGGATTCAACTGCTAGAATAGATTTTTCGGAATTGGAAAAGCTGGTTTGAAGTCACTTTTTAAGGCTGACTTCCATCCTGGCCCAGTCTTCTTCGACTCCGTGAAGGCTTTCAGCGGATGCACTAACAAGATTTCCAAGAATTTTCTGGACAAAATCATTCAGTTCAATGTCTTTCCCGTCAACTGTGAGAACTACTTCCATTAGTCTTTCCTCCTGTTGTAGGGTACCCTTTTCTGCACTGCTTCCTTAAAAAGTTCACGCAACTCTTCAATAGATGCGCCCTTTGTGTCCACAAGATTCTCATTGGTGAGCAGACAGGGTTTTAGTTTTCCGTCGGCGGTAACTCTTAATCGATTACAGCTGGCACAAAACTCAGTGTTATCAACCGGGCGAACCATTTCCACTTCCGCGCCGTCAATTATGTACTTGCGTCTCCTGTGCATCTTTCGGACTCTCACTTCATTTGCCTTCTCCTCAAGCATTTTTTCGATGCTTTCAGCATCCACCTGGAAACCGGACGTATCGTTGAAGTCCATTAATTGTATTAACTGAAGGACTACAGTGCCATCATATTGCCGGGTAAATTCCAGCATATCGTCAATCTGGTCGTCATTAACTCCTTTCAGTAAGACCATGTTGAGTTTCACCGGAGTAAGTCCCGCTTCCACTGCTGCATCGATTCCTTCAAGGACTTTCCTGTGCAGATCAGGGCTTCTTCCGGTAATCTTTCCATAGCACTCAGGATCAAGGCTGTCCAGGCTGATGTTCACTCTGTCAAGCCCTGCTTCCTTCAGGCTTTTTGCCCTGTCCCTGAGATAGATTGCATTTGTTGTAACTGAAACATCCTTAAGTGGAGGAAGCGCTTTCAGGATTTCCTCGAAATCCTCTCTCACAAGTGGTTCACCACCTGAAAATTTAACCTTTCTGACTCCGTATTCTGCACCAACCTTTACAATGTTGGCTACTTCTTCAGGAGTCATTTCATTAGGACTGCCTTCGCTCCCTTCGTTATGGCAATAAATACAATCCAGATTACATCTTTCTGTAATAGATATGCGCAGGCTTGTTACAGGTCTGCCGTAAGAGTCCTTGAGTTTGATAATAGGCTGCATGGGTTTCAGGAATGGTTTGTGGGAAAATTGATGGTAA
This genomic stretch from Methanohalophilus levihalophilus harbors:
- the moaA gene encoding GTP 3',8-cyclase MoaA, producing MQPIIKLKDSYGRPVTSLRISITERCNLDCIYCHNEGSEGSPNEMTPEEVANIVKVGAEYGVRKVKFSGGEPLVREDFEEILKALPPLKDVSVTTNAIYLRDRAKSLKEAGLDRVNISLDSLDPECYGKITGRSPDLHRKVLEGIDAAVEAGLTPVKLNMVLLKGVNDDQIDDMLEFTRQYDGTVVLQLIQLMDFNDTSGFQVDAESIEKMLEEKANEVRVRKMHRRRKYIIDGAEVEMVRPVDNTEFCASCNRLRVTADGKLKPCLLTNENLVDTKGASIEELRELFKEAVQKRVPYNRRKD